One Methylobacterium sp. AMS5 genomic region harbors:
- the mutY gene encoding A/G-specific adenine glycosylase produces the protein MPAASAADLLTWYDRHRRALPWRALPGETADPYRVWLSEVMLQQTTVTAVKPYFERFLTLFPSVAALAAAPEEAVMSAWAGLGYYSRARNLHACAKSVASAGGFPDTEDGLRKLPGIGAYTAGAIAAIAFDRPAAAVDGNVERVMSRLHAIETPLPAARAQIRLFTQALVPDRRPGDFAQALMDLGATLCTPKRPACALCPWMLPCRARAEGLQETFPRKLKKEKGILRKGAAFVALRAGDEAVLLRTRPPEGLLGAMAEPPTSDWRPDYDPAKGLLDAPLDARWKRLPGVVKHGFTHFPLELTVFLARVAADTKPPEGMRFTPRDALETEPLPGAMKKVLAHALTGPVPVVAPKPVPVREPDLATLPEPEPPPRRGPIPKLASSRPSDLARIVKKAPKPVRTR, from the coding sequence ATGCCCGCCGCCTCGGCCGCCGACCTCCTCACCTGGTACGACCGCCACCGCCGGGCACTGCCTTGGCGGGCGCTGCCGGGTGAGACGGCCGACCCTTACCGGGTCTGGCTCTCGGAAGTGATGCTGCAGCAGACCACCGTCACGGCGGTCAAACCCTACTTCGAAAGATTCCTGACGCTGTTTCCCAGCGTCGCGGCGCTCGCGGCCGCGCCGGAAGAGGCGGTGATGTCGGCCTGGGCCGGGCTCGGCTACTATTCCCGCGCCCGCAACCTGCATGCCTGCGCCAAGTCGGTCGCGAGCGCCGGCGGGTTTCCCGACACCGAAGACGGCCTGCGCAAGCTTCCCGGCATCGGCGCCTACACGGCCGGCGCCATCGCCGCGATCGCCTTCGACCGGCCGGCGGCGGCGGTCGATGGCAATGTCGAGCGGGTGATGAGCCGTCTCCACGCCATCGAGACGCCGCTTCCCGCCGCCCGCGCCCAGATCCGCCTGTTCACCCAGGCCCTGGTGCCGGACCGGCGGCCGGGCGATTTCGCGCAGGCGCTGATGGATCTCGGCGCCACCCTGTGTACGCCGAAGCGCCCGGCCTGCGCCCTCTGCCCCTGGATGCTGCCCTGCCGCGCCCGCGCCGAGGGGTTGCAGGAGACGTTTCCGCGCAAGTTGAAGAAGGAGAAGGGGATCTTGCGAAAGGGCGCGGCCTTCGTCGCGCTACGGGCCGGAGACGAGGCGGTCCTGCTGCGCACGCGACCGCCGGAAGGCCTGCTCGGCGCCATGGCCGAACCGCCGACGAGCGATTGGCGGCCCGATTACGATCCGGCCAAGGGCCTGCTCGACGCGCCGCTCGATGCCCGCTGGAAGCGCCTGCCCGGCGTGGTGAAGCACGGCTTCACCCATTTCCCGCTCGAACTCACGGTGTTTCTCGCCCGCGTCGCGGCGGACACGAAGCCGCCGGAGGGCATGCGCTTCACCCCCCGCGACGCGCTCGAGACCGAGCCGCTGCCCGGTGCGATGAAGAAGGTGCTCGCCCACGCGCTCACCGGCCCGGTGCCCGTGGTGGCGCCGAAGCCGGTTCCGGTCCGCGAACCCGATCTCGCCACGCTTCCCGAGCCCGAGCCGCCGCCGCGGCGTGGGCCGATCCCGAAGCTCGCCTCGTCGCGGCCCTCGGATCTGGCGCGGATCGTCAAGAAGGCGCCGAAACCGGTTCGGACACGATAG